In Nocardioides sp. JS614, the sequence GCGGCGCGGGTCGACGCCCCGGACGCCGCGGCGTACTTCGCGATCGTCAGCCGGCTCGCGCACGGCAGCGCGCGCGACGCGATCCACCAGCGCGGGATCGAGGCCGGCGTCGCGCTCGGCGCGCACCCGCTCGCCGCCCTGGAGGCGGCACGCGAGGAGGCCGAGCTCGCCCTGGACCTCCTCGAAGGGGAGGACCCGGTCGTCGAGACCGCCGCCGGCGGGATGCGGGTCAGCGACTACCTGCCCACCAGGACGTTCGAGCTGACCGTGCACTCCCTCGACATCGCCGAGGCCGCCGGCCTGGAGTTCGCGCCGCCGGCCGAGGCGCTCGCCGACACCCTCGCGCTGGCCACGGCGAGCGCCCTGCGGCTGGGCCACGGGGTCGACGTGCTGCTCGCGCTCACCGGTCGCCGGCCGCTGGCCGCTGGCACCTCGGTCGTCCCCTGACCGCTCAGAGCAGCGCGCCGGGATCGTCCGGGACGTCGACCGCCTGCTCGTCGAGGTACTCCAGCGGGACGACCTCCAGGGCCCGCTCGCTCGTGGACGCCAGCACGACCGGCGCGGGGACGCCGGCCTCGTAGGCCTGCAGCCAGCGCGCGGCCACCACGCACCACCGGTCACCGGGGTGCAGGCCCGGGAAGCCGTACTCCGGACGGGGGGTGGACAGGTCGTTGCCGATCCGGCGCTGGTAGTCGAGGAACTCCGTGGTCATCACCGCGCAGACCGCATGCAGCCCCACGTCCTGGGGTCCGCACGTGCAGGTGCCGTCGCGGGAGAAGCCGGTCACCGGGTCGGTGCCGCAGGGCTCCAGCTGCGTCCCGAAGACGTTCCGCTCCTCCAACGGTCCGACCATCAGCCCCGCTCCCCTCTCAACCCAGGGCCCAGATCCCCGGACGTCCCTTGGTCATCGCGCCCTCGGCCACCAGCGCCTGCCGGGCCCGCCGCGCGGCGTAGCGCCAGCGCAGCTCGCCCTCGGGCGTCTTCTCGTGGTCGGCGTCGGTGAGCCGCTCCTCCATCCGGACCTCGAGCTCGAGGAAGACCTCGTCCTGGTCCAGCTCGCCACCGGCGGCCGACAGCACCGCGAGGATCTCGGGCTTGAAGACGTCCGGCGGGGTCCACCGGTGCCGGACCGGTCGCGCCGGCGCCGCCGCGGTGGTCGACCTGGTCGAGGTGGTCGACCTGCTCGATCCGGGCGACGAGGTTGCGGTTCGGCGTACGACGGGCCGGGTGGCCGGCGCCTTGCGCACGGTCGGCGGGGGTGGAGCCGGCGGGTTCCCGTGGATGCACTGGGACTTCGGAAGGTCACACAGCTCGCAGTAGTCCTCGGCGCTCATCGGCTCCAGCCTAGACGACCGGCCGACCGATGGGCCGAGCGGATGAACGGCCGGCGGCGGCGGCCGCCCGATCGTCAGGGGAGCAAGGCGCTGCTGAGGCTCGTGAGGGTGTCGTCCACCAATCGGTAGAACGCCCAGCGACCGCGCTGCTCGCGGGTCACGAGCCCGGCGTCGACCAGCTGCTTCATGTGATGGGACACCGTCGGCTGGGAGAGCCCGACCGGCTCGATGAGGTCGCAGATGCAGGCCTCGCGCTCGGGATGGGCGGCGATCATCGAGAGCAGGCGCAGCCGGGTCGGGTCCCCCAGCGCCTTGAACACCCGCGCCAGGTTCTGCGCCTCCTCGGCGTCGAGCAGCCCGCGGGCGACCGGGACGCAACAGCCGCCGGTGTCGTCGAGGACAGGGAGGGCGGATCGAGCGGACATGGCTCCATGGTGCCACACCCATTGACATTCGTCGATTGATTGATAATCTTCGATGCATCGACAGTCGTCGATACGGATGAGAGGATAGAGCCATGACGAGTACCGACGATCTCCGCGAGGAGGTCCGCACCCGCTACGCCCAGGCCGCGACCGCCGTGCGCGCCGGCAGCACCAACACCGAGCTGAACGACGCCCTGCAGGTCGTCGACGACGGCTGCGGCTCCAGCTCGTGCTGCGGCGGCGACGCGACAGCGGTCGACCAGTCCTTCGGCGCCGGGCTCTACGCCCCCGAGGAGCAGGACGAGCTGCCCGCGGAGGCCCTGGCCGCCAGCCTCGGCTGCGGCAACCCCACCGCCGTGGCCGCGCTGCGGCGCGGCGAGCGGGTCCTCGACCTGGGCTCGGGCGGCGGCATCGACGTACTGCTCTCGGCGCGCCGGGTCGGCGAGACGGGCTTCGCCTACGGCGTGGACATGACCGAGGAGATGCTCGAGCTGGCCCGTGCCAACGCCGCCAAGGCGGGCGCCACCAACGTCGAGTTCCTCCAGGGCACCATCGAGGACGTCCCCCTGCCGGACGCCTCTGTCGACGTGGTGATCTCCAACTGCGTGATCAACCTGTCGGTCGACAAGCCCCGGGTGCTCGCGGAGATGCACCGGGTGCTGGTGCCGGGCGGCCGGATCGGGATCTCCGACGTCGTCGCCGAGGACCAGCTGACCACGGCCGACCGCGCCGAGCGTGGCTCCTACGTCGGCTGCATCGCCGGCGCCCTCTCGCGGGCCGAGTACCTCGACGGCCTCACCGCGGCCGGCTTCGTGGACGCCGAGGTCGAGTTCACCCACGAGGCCGCACCGGGGATGCACGGCGCGATCATCCGAGCCACCAAGCCCGTCGCGTGAGCGACACTGCAGCGGCGCAGGTCCGTGCCGACGTCGTCGGCCGGCTCCCCACGCTCGACCGGTACCTGCCGGTGTGGATCGGGCTGGCGATGGCGGCCGGGCTGCTGCTCGGCCGCTGGGTGCCCGGCATCGCCGACGTCCTCGACGCGATCACGATCGCCTCGGTGTCGCTGCCGATCGCGCTCGGGCTGCTGGTGATGATGTACCCCGTCCTCGCCAAGGTCCGCTACAACGAGGTGGGCGACGTCGCTCGCGACACCCGCATGATGGCGCTGTCGGTGGTGCTGAACTGGGTCGTCGGTCCGGCCCTGATGTTCACCCTGGCCTGGGTGTTCCTCGCCGACCTGCCCGAGTACCGCACCGGGCTGATCATCGTGGGCCTGGCCCGGTGCATCGCGATGGTGATCATCTGGAACGACCTCGCCTGCGGGGACCGGGAAGCGGCGGCCGTCCTGGTCGCCCTGAACTCGGTCTTCCAGGTGCTCGCCTTCGCCCTGCTCGGCTGGTTCTACCTCGACCTGCTGCCCGGCTGGCTCGGCCTCTCCGGCACCGGGCTGGAGGTGTCGCCCTGGCAGATCGCCTGGAGCGTGGTGGTGTTCCTCGGCATCCCGCTCGCTGCCGGCTACCTCAGCCGCCGGGCGGGAGAACGACGCCGCGGCCGCGAGTGGTACGAGCAGCGGTTCCTGCCACGGATCGGGCCGTGGGCGCTGTACGGACTCCTGTTCACCATCGTGGTGCTGTTCGCACTGCAGGGCGACACCATCACCAACCAGCCGGCCGACGTCGCGCGCATCGCCGTCCCCCTGGTCGTCTACTTCGCCCTGATGTGGGGCGGGTCGATGCTGGCCGCCCACCGTGCGGGGCTCGGCTACCGCCGATCCACCACGGTCGCCTTCACGGCAGCCGGCAACAACTTCGAGCTCGCGATCGCGGTGGCCATCGCCGTGTACGGCGTCACCAGCGGGCAGGCGCTCGCGGGAGTCGTCGGCCCGCTGATCGAGGTGCCCGTCCTCGTCGGCCTGGTCTACGTGAGCCTCTGGGCCCGCCGCTTCTTCCCCGACACCGTCCAGGAGGACCTACCCCGATGACCGAGACCCACGTCCCCACCGTCGTGTTCGCCTGCGTCCGCAACGGTGGCCGCTCCGTGGCTGCCCGGCTGCTCACCGAGCACTACGCCCGCGGCCGCGTGCTGGCCCTGTCGGCCGGCACCCAGCCGGGCGAGCACATCCACCCCGAGGTCGCCGAGGTCCTGGAGAAGCTCGGCCTGGACACCTCGCAGGAACATCCCAAGCTGCTCACCACCGAGATGATCGCCGGCAGTGACCTGGCGATCACGCTCGGGTGCGGCGAGGAGTGTCCCTACGTGC encodes:
- a CDS encoding maleylpyruvate isomerase N-terminal domain-containing protein, with the translated sequence MSTALTAARTTYAEASDAFVALAAQVPMERYAEPGLGTWDLRALIGHTGRSLVTVATYLTTRAARVDAPDAAAYFAIVSRLAHGSARDAIHQRGIEAGVALGAHPLAALEAAREEAELALDLLEGEDPVVETAAGGMRVSDYLPTRTFELTVHSLDIAEAAGLEFAPPAEALADTLALATASALRLGHGVDVLLALTGRRPLAAGTSVVP
- a CDS encoding DUF2237 family protein encodes the protein MVGPLEERNVFGTQLEPCGTDPVTGFSRDGTCTCGPQDVGLHAVCAVMTTEFLDYQRRIGNDLSTPRPEYGFPGLHPGDRWCVVAARWLQAYEAGVPAPVVLASTSERALEVVPLEYLDEQAVDVPDDPGALL
- the arsM gene encoding arsenite methyltransferase, whose protein sequence is MTSTDDLREEVRTRYAQAATAVRAGSTNTELNDALQVVDDGCGSSSCCGGDATAVDQSFGAGLYAPEEQDELPAEALAASLGCGNPTAVAALRRGERVLDLGSGGGIDVLLSARRVGETGFAYGVDMTEEMLELARANAAKAGATNVEFLQGTIEDVPLPDASVDVVISNCVINLSVDKPRVLAEMHRVLVPGGRIGISDVVAEDQLTTADRAERGSYVGCIAGALSRAEYLDGLTAAGFVDAEVEFTHEAAPGMHGAIIRATKPVA
- the arsB gene encoding ACR3 family arsenite efflux transporter: MSDTAAAQVRADVVGRLPTLDRYLPVWIGLAMAAGLLLGRWVPGIADVLDAITIASVSLPIALGLLVMMYPVLAKVRYNEVGDVARDTRMMALSVVLNWVVGPALMFTLAWVFLADLPEYRTGLIIVGLARCIAMVIIWNDLACGDREAAAVLVALNSVFQVLAFALLGWFYLDLLPGWLGLSGTGLEVSPWQIAWSVVVFLGIPLAAGYLSRRAGERRRGREWYEQRFLPRIGPWALYGLLFTIVVLFALQGDTITNQPADVARIAVPLVVYFALMWGGSMLAAHRAGLGYRRSTTVAFTAAGNNFELAIAVAIAVYGVTSGQALAGVVGPLIEVPVLVGLVYVSLWARRFFPDTVQEDLPR
- a CDS encoding arsenate-mycothiol transferase ArsC; this encodes MTETHVPTVVFACVRNGGRSVAARLLTEHYARGRVLALSAGTQPGEHIHPEVAEVLEKLGLDTSQEHPKLLTTEMIAGSDLAITLGCGEECPYVPGVTYRDWPVDDPGGQEEETVRRIVADLDRRVRDLLQELAPDLPLSPPVVRAG
- a CDS encoding ArsR/SmtB family transcription factor, encoding MSARSALPVLDDTGGCCVPVARGLLDAEEAQNLARVFKALGDPTRLRLLSMIAAHPEREACICDLIEPVGLSQPTVSHHMKQLVDAGLVTREQRGRWAFYRLVDDTLTSLSSALLP